In the genome of Chloroflexota bacterium, the window TGAAGAATCGCATGCTGTCCAATGCGTTTAGACACAAAAACGACGCTCTCGCGAGCGCCGAATAGCTATAACTATACCATAATTTGGCCTAACCTGGGGTGATTTCTTCGGCTGGTTCAATGCCTAACTCATCAGCCCCATCGCTAGCATCAGAATCTGACTGTGGGCCACCGACTGGCACAACTTGATCTTCGGTTGCGCCATGGCTACCATCAACCTCGTTTTCATCAGGCCGAATCGTCTTATCTTCAGCGGTGATTTGGGCTTGTGGGTCGGTCATCGTAGCAACTCCAAACTAAACAAAAGAATATCTGCCCAAGCTCTATGCAAGCCTTATGCCATGAATATTGGAAGGATGAATTATGAATTATGAGGGATGAAGCTAGATGATTCGTGGAATTTGTAGCTAAAAACCTAAACTTAGTGTCCTTCGTGCTCTTCGTGGATCAACAACGCTTATTCCTAAAAACACCAACAGCAGCGACACCGGAGAACCAGTGATGTCGCTGCTGTTGACGAAACAACCGCCGATTACCGCATGATCATCGGCATATAAACTGTTGTTGGCAGGCGACCAACGATATAGGCATAGCCTTCGATCTGGCTGCCAGCAAGGTCGGCTCCCAGAAGCAAATCGCCATGTCCATCGCCAGTAGCGTCGCCCAAACCTGCTACTGCCCGCCCAAGTCGGCCACCGCCAACAACCCCATCAAGGCTAAAGCCCTGTTCTACTGTCAAATTGGCCAAATTAATTGTATTGCTTACTGGTGGCGTGTTGACCACATACACCCGACCTGTATCTGAGCCAAGGCTACTATCAACTCCATAGGCTCCGATAATCAAGCGTTGATCGCTATAACCCACCGAAAAACCAGCCTCATCACCAGCTTGCTCTCCCACGAAGCGCACGGTATTGCTCAACGGTTGAGCCAAATCAAGCGTGCCACTGAAGGCTGACCCATAAATCAAATCAACTCGACCAGCGCCGCCAGCAGGAAATTGATCACTGCCAACTGCCAAATCGCCCCGTTGATCGCCATTCAGATCTCCAGTGCCAACCAAGCTGATGCCAGCGCGATCACTCACTCCAGCCCCAGCAATTACAAAGCCATTCTGGGCCAGCGCTCCGATAGGATATGAGGCGGTGGTGTTAGCACCCCATACGACGGCCACGCTACCAGCAGCGCTACGCCCAAATGGATCGGCCACATACGAGCCTACCAAAATCTCAGGTTTGCCATCGCCGTTCATGTCGCTAGTGCTACCAACCGCGCTACCAGCCCGATCATTAGCAGCAGCACCATCAATCCGATAGCCATAATTGCTAGCAGTTGCCAAATCGAGGGTTGTGGTGGTGGCTTTGCCCCAAACCACATAGGCTGCACCAGCATTATCGGCGCTGGCATCAACCCCAATTGCCCCGATTACGATTTCATTCAAGCCGTCATTATTGAGATCTTCGACCCCAATCAATGCATAGCCCACCCGATCGCCTGCTACAGCACCATCGATCCGATAACCATGATTACCAAGCGCCGCCAAATCGAGGGTTGTGGTGAGCGAGCCGCCCCAAACCACAAACACACTGCCAGCAGTCGCTCGGCCATTGGGCGATTCGCCCCACGCACCGATGGCAACGTCGTCGATTTGGTCGCCGTTGACATCGCCAAGGCCAGTGACGCTCCAGCCAGATGAAGCACCCTCACTGGCCCCATAAATTGCCACGCCCCGTTCGGCCAGATCGGGGGCTTGCAAGGTTGCGGTAAGTGCTTGACCCCAAATCAGATAGCTGGTGCCAGCGTTGTTGCGACCCAACGGGTCGGCTACCCAAGCACCGACCAAGCTATCGGCCAAGCCATCTTGATTAATATCGCCAACGTCGGCCACGGCATAACCAGCATGTTCGCCAGCACCGCCCGTAAACGCCACAATTGTTGTTTCGGCGAGACTTTCGCTGAATTGCTGGGATTCAGCGAAAGCCCAACCACTTAATCCAAGGGCAATGCCACAGCCGCATAACCCAAGTAATTGACGCAATTTCAAACCAGACCCTCCAAGAACGTGTGCTACGATGAGTTTAGACGGTTATTTCCGACTAAATTGTTTTTATATCGCGAGACTATACTCGATCTTCAAATTCACGTCAAACTGGTATACTAAAGGGAGTTTTTGGCTTGATTAGAGGTATCTAGAAGGAGTGCCCATGGTTCGGGTCTTATTTGTTTGTTTAGGCAATATTTGTCGTTCGCCCATGGCCGAGGGCATTATGCGCCACTTGGTCGAGCAACGAAAGCTTAGTCATGCGATCGAAGTCGATTCGGCGGGCACGAGCCATTATCACATTGGCGATGAGCCGCACCACGGAACTATGCGCATTTTGCGCCACAATGGCATTAGCTTGAGCCATCGAGGTCGCCAATTTGGCAAAATTGATCAACAGAATTTTGATTATTTGATCGCGATGGATACGCAAAATCGCCGTGATATGCAGGCGGTTTTAGGCTCAAACGGGGCTGAAGTACGCTTGATTCTTGATTACATTCCCAACGGAGTCAAAGGCCGCGACGTGCCTGACCCTTGGTATACTGGCAATTTTGAGGAAGTCTATGCGATGTTGCACACTGCCTGTAATGCTTTGCTTGATGAAATTGTGGCAACAAAACTCTAAGATTTTTAACATCAAATCCCCGCTAGCCATCACTAATGCGTAGCTAGCGGGGATTTCTAATTAATTTCAGCCAAGATTCAGCAAATCGCGCAAAAAGACCGCTGTGTGCGAAGTTGGATGTAAGGCCACTTCTTCAGGCGTGCCTTGGGCGATAATATAGCCACCGCCAGTGCCACCCTCAGGCCCAAGATCAATAATCCAATCGGCGGTTTTGATCACATCAAGGCTGTGTTCAATCACCAGAACCGTATTACCAGCCTTGACCAAGCGCTGAATGACCCGCAACAGATTTTGTACATCGGCGAAGTGCAAGCCGGTAGTTGGCTCATCGAGAATGTAGATTGTGCGGCCAGTGGCCACCCGCGCCAATTCTTTGGCCAATTTGACCCGCTGAGCCTCGCCACCAGAGAGCGTCGTAGCCGATTGGCCAAGTTTGATGTAATCCAAGCCAACATCGTGCAAGGTTTGCAGCACTCGCTTGAGTTTGGGGTGGTTCTCGAAGAATTCGAGCGCGGTGTGCACATCCATATCCAGCACATCGGAAATGGTTTTGCCTTTGTAGCGCACTTGTAAAGTTTCGCGATTGTAACGTTTGCCCTTGCACTCATCGCAGCGCACCCACACATCCGCCAAGAAGTGCATTTCGATCTTTTGCTCGCCATTGCCTTGGCAGGCTTCACAGCGCCCACCTTTGACATTGAACGAGAAGCGGCCTGGCTCATAGCCGCGCAGTTTAGCATCAGGCGTATTAGCAAACACCTCACGAATCTGATCAAACAACTTGACGTAGGTTGCAGGATTCGAGCGCGGCGTGCGGCCAATCGGCTGTTGATCAATATCGATCACTTTATCAAGTTGCTCTAAACCTTCAAGCGTATCGTATTTGCCAACCCGCAACTGGGCGCGATTGAGCAAATTTGCCAAGGCTGGATAGAGCGTTTCGGTGATTAATGACGATTTGCCTGAGCCAGAAACCCCAGTTACCGCGACCAGCGTGCCCAAAGGAATCGTAATATCAAGGTTGTTGAGGTTATTGTGAGTTGCACCGTGCAAAGTAATATGGCCATGCGCAGGCCGACGGGTTGGCGGCACTTCAATTTTCAAGCGCCCCGACAAATAGCTACCAGTCAATGAGCCATTACTGCTGATATATTCGGGCCGACCTTCAGCGACCACCTTGCCGCCGTTGACTCCTGCACCAGGCCCGAAGTCTACCAGCCAATCGGCGGCTTTCATGGTATCTTCGTCGTGCTCAACCACAATCACGGTGTTACCAAGGTCGCGCAGTTTAGTCAAAGTATCGATCAATTTGCGATTATCACGTTGATGCAAGCCAATTGATGGCTCGTCGAGAATATACATCACACCCATCAAGCCAGCCCCAATTTGTGAAGCCAAGCGGATGCGCTGAGCCTCACCGCCAGACAGCGAGGGAGCCGAGCGATCAAGCGTGAGATAGTGCAAACCAACATTCAACAAAAAGCCCAAGCGCTCACGAATTTCTTTGAGCACTTCGCCAGCAATTTCCAATTGCCGACCATCGAGTTTGGTCGGTGTTGGCGCGGCGGACAACAGCGGCAACACTGTGGTATCTAAACCATCGCGGCTAACCCAGTGGGCATCGCTGCCAGTTAAACCACAGGCCCATGCATAGCCTTGCGCCACAGTTTTGGCACAAATTTGTTGCACATTTTCATCACCAACCGTCACTGCCAAACTTTCAGGCCGCAGTTTCGCCCCATGGCAGGCATGACAAGGCTGATCGCTCATCCATTGTTGGTAATGCTCGCGCATATTTTCAACGCCAGTTTGCTGGAAACGGCGCATAATTTCTGCACCCAAGCCTTCCCAACGACGATAATACTCACCCTTGGACTGACCTTCGCTCCAAACATGCTTGACCTTTTCACTGCCAGAGCCTTGCATCAAAATTTCGCGTACCTGTGGGCTGAGGTCTTTCCATGGGGTATCGAGATCGAATTGATAGTGGGCGGCGATGGCTTGCAGAGCGCGATAGCCCCAGCTACCAACTTTTTTGCGCAACTCACCCCAATAGGTTACCGCGCCATCGTGCAACGATAAATTCGGGTTTGGCACGAGCAGTTCTGCATCAACTTCTAAGCGCGTGCCCAAGCCAGCACATTCAGGGCAAGCTCCTTGCGGCGCATTGAACGAAAACATCTGTGGGTTGAGTTCAAGGAACGAGATGCCACAATCAACACAGGCATAATCCTCGCTCATCACAATATCGCCCGCAGCGTTCATGCCGCTAATGCTTGATTCTTCCTCGGGCAACAATTCTTCTTCATTAACTTCGGCAGCAACCGCTTTGGCCTTGGCTTTTTTCGATTTTGATTTTTCGGTTTGTTGGGCAAACTCAGGAATAGCGATAATAATTGTGCCATTGGCGGTGCGTAGAGCAGTTTCAACACTATCGTTGAGCCGTGAACGAAAGGTTTCGTCGTCGTCGGTTGGCACGACCAAGCGATCAACCACAATATCAATTGTATGTTTAACTTTTTTATTGAGTTTAATGTCATCTTGCAAATCGCGAATTTCGCCATCGACCCGTGCCCGCGAAAACCCCTGCGAGCGGGCATCATCGAAAATATCTTTGTATTCGCCTTTGCGAGCGGCTACCATCGGCGCTAAAAGCATAAAGCGCGTGCCTTTGGGCAACTCTAGCACCCGATTGACCATTTGTTCAGCAGTTTGCGAGCCAATGGCTTTACCACATTTATGGCAATGTGGCACGCCAATCCGCGCAAACAAGACCCGCAAATAATCATAAATTTCGGTGACCGTGCCCACCGTTGAGCGCGGATTTTTCGAAGCCGATTTTTGTTCGATGGCAATTGCTGGCGAAAGCCCACCAATGAAATCGACCTTGGGCTTTTCGAGTTGGCCTAAAAACTGGCGGGCATACGAGGAAAGCGATTCAACATAGCGGCGCTGGCCTTCAGCATATAAGGTATCAAAGGCTAACGATGACTTGCCTGAGCCAGAAACCCCCGTCAACACAACTAATTGATCGCGTGGTAGTTCGATGTCGATATTTTTAAGATTGTGCTCACGTGCGCCCTTGATGACAATTTTATCCTGCGCCATACACCCGCCTTTATCGTAAAATCTATAGTATTCAAGCGCAATTTTGCTGCTTGAACAGGAAAAAGCCCCGAACGTTGCTCTCATGGCAGCGCTTGGGGAATTGATTAATCGAACAGACGTGTTCATTATAACAGAGTTTGCCCGCCATGATCCGCGACTTTTGAATGAACTTTGTTAACTGAGGGCTGAGGGATGAAGGATGAAGGATGAAATTTTTAATACAGAGTCACACAGGGATGATTGCTCTAATCAAGTGGCCTTCATAATTCATCCCTCATAATTCATCCCTCTATTTATGGTATGCTTCAAATGATGATTTGTTGAGATTACCCCGCGATGGCGATTGCATGATATTTTTGGGATTATTCCTCATTATAGGATTGAGTGGCTGGTGGATTGCCCGCAAAACAACCCTCGATTGGCGGGTAGTTGGGCTGCGCTTGGCGAGCTTAGCTTGTATTTTGCTAGCACTGGCCTTGCCTCGCAACCAAGCCAATCAACAATCCAAGCCCTTGATTTTGCTGGTTGATCAATCGGCCAATTTGCCTAGCGAGTTGCGTGATGCTGCTTGGAATGAGGCCGTGAACTTCTACCAACAACAAATCGAGCAACGTCCAGTGCGCTTGTTGGCCTTTGGGGCCGATGTGCGGGTGAGCCAAACCGACCAGCGCCCAGCAATTGATCCCAATGGCAGCGATTTGGCGGGAGCGTTGCAATTTGCGAGTGGTTTATTGCCGCAAGGTGGCGATATTATTCTGCTCAGCGATGGCGCTAGCACGACCACCAATGGGCAAAATCAGGTCAGCACATTTGCGCAACGCTCAATTCGTTTGCATGGTGTGCCAATCAGCTACCCCGAAACCGATATTCGGGTGGAATCGCTGATTGTGCCGCCAGCTTTGCGCGAAGGCGAGCGATTTAGTGCCGATGTGGTGCTCTATTCGAGTGTTGATGGTCAAGTGCGCCTCGAATTAAGCAGCGACGGCGTGGGCTTGGCGGGCCAAACCATCAACGTAACCCAAGGCCGTAATCTGGTTTCATTTCAATCGACCGCTGGTGCTCGCGGCTTTCATCGTTTTCAGGCAATGTTGCTTGCGACTAACGATCAGCAACCTGCCAATAATCAACTTGATGCTTGGACGGTGGTTGGGCCACCGCCGCGAGTATTGATCATCGAACGCTCGCCAGATAGCTCGGCCAACTTGCGCGATGCTTTAGAAGCTGCCAATTTAGTGACAGAAGCCTTACGCCCTGCAGCCTTGCCAACCAGCCTCAGCCAACTCAGGGTCTACGATTCAATTGTGCTTCAAGATATTTCTGCCAACGATTTAAGCCTTGATCAACAATTGGCCTTGCGTGAATTTGTGCGCAGCCTTGGCCATGGTGTGGTTGTATTAGGTGGAACCAATAGTTATAACTTAGGCAGTTAT includes:
- a CDS encoding integrin alpha; translation: MKLRQLLGLCGCGIALGLSGWAFAESQQFSESLAETTIVAFTGGAGEHAGYAVADVGDINQDGLADSLVGAWVADPLGRNNAGTSYLIWGQALTATLQAPDLAERGVAIYGASEGASSGWSVTGLGDVNGDQIDDVAIGAWGESPNGRATAGSVFVVWGGSLTTTLDLAALGNHGYRIDGAVAGDRVGYALIGVEDLNNDGLNEIVIGAIGVDASADNAGAAYVVWGKATTTTLDLATASNYGYRIDGAAANDRAGSAVGSTSDMNGDGKPEILVGSYVADPFGRSAAGSVAVVWGANTTASYPIGALAQNGFVIAGAGVSDRAGISLVGTGDLNGDQRGDLAVGSDQFPAGGAGRVDLIYGSAFSGTLDLAQPLSNTVRFVGEQAGDEAGFSVGYSDQRLIIGAYGVDSSLGSDTGRVYVVNTPPVSNTINLANLTVEQGFSLDGVVGGGRLGRAVAGLGDATGDGHGDLLLGADLAGSQIEGYAYIVGRLPTTVYMPMIMR
- a CDS encoding low molecular weight phosphotyrosine protein phosphatase — its product is MVRVLFVCLGNICRSPMAEGIMRHLVEQRKLSHAIEVDSAGTSHYHIGDEPHHGTMRILRHNGISLSHRGRQFGKIDQQNFDYLIAMDTQNRRDMQAVLGSNGAEVRLILDYIPNGVKGRDVPDPWYTGNFEEVYAMLHTACNALLDEIVATKL
- the uvrA gene encoding excinuclease ABC subunit UvrA; translated protein: MAQDKIVIKGAREHNLKNIDIELPRDQLVVLTGVSGSGKSSLAFDTLYAEGQRRYVESLSSYARQFLGQLEKPKVDFIGGLSPAIAIEQKSASKNPRSTVGTVTEIYDYLRVLFARIGVPHCHKCGKAIGSQTAEQMVNRVLELPKGTRFMLLAPMVAARKGEYKDIFDDARSQGFSRARVDGEIRDLQDDIKLNKKVKHTIDIVVDRLVVPTDDDETFRSRLNDSVETALRTANGTIIIAIPEFAQQTEKSKSKKAKAKAVAAEVNEEELLPEEESSISGMNAAGDIVMSEDYACVDCGISFLELNPQMFSFNAPQGACPECAGLGTRLEVDAELLVPNPNLSLHDGAVTYWGELRKKVGSWGYRALQAIAAHYQFDLDTPWKDLSPQVREILMQGSGSEKVKHVWSEGQSKGEYYRRWEGLGAEIMRRFQQTGVENMREHYQQWMSDQPCHACHGAKLRPESLAVTVGDENVQQICAKTVAQGYAWACGLTGSDAHWVSRDGLDTTVLPLLSAAPTPTKLDGRQLEIAGEVLKEIRERLGFLLNVGLHYLTLDRSAPSLSGGEAQRIRLASQIGAGLMGVMYILDEPSIGLHQRDNRKLIDTLTKLRDLGNTVIVVEHDEDTMKAADWLVDFGPGAGVNGGKVVAEGRPEYISSNGSLTGSYLSGRLKIEVPPTRRPAHGHITLHGATHNNLNNLDITIPLGTLVAVTGVSGSGKSSLITETLYPALANLLNRAQLRVGKYDTLEGLEQLDKVIDIDQQPIGRTPRSNPATYVKLFDQIREVFANTPDAKLRGYEPGRFSFNVKGGRCEACQGNGEQKIEMHFLADVWVRCDECKGKRYNRETLQVRYKGKTISDVLDMDVHTALEFFENHPKLKRVLQTLHDVGLDYIKLGQSATTLSGGEAQRVKLAKELARVATGRTIYILDEPTTGLHFADVQNLLRVIQRLVKAGNTVLVIEHSLDVIKTADWIIDLGPEGGTGGGYIIAQGTPEEVALHPTSHTAVFLRDLLNLG